One genomic window of Paramormyrops kingsleyae isolate MSU_618 chromosome 20, PKINGS_0.4, whole genome shotgun sequence includes the following:
- the LOC111836433 gene encoding erlin-1-like isoform X2: MTYACALIVTLVGVLGFLMHSSIHKIEEGHLAVYYRGGALLTSPNGPGYHIMLPFITSYRSVQTTLQTDEVKNVPCGTSGGVMIFFDRIEVVNMLVPSAVVSVVRNYTADYDKTLIFNKIHHELNQFCSIHTLQEVYIELFDIIDEYLKTALQKELNIMAPGLTVQAVRVTKPKIPEAIRRNFELMEAEKSRLLITSQTQKVVEKEAETERKKAIIEAQKIAQVAEIQFKQKVMEKETEKKISEIEDSAFLARERAKADAEYYTAERLAEANRVKLTPEYLELMKYQAIAASSKIYFGQDIPSMFVDNSAPSGRTQAELGPSEQHRSLDKTASSRKLTHSAGKVSRMDSVR, from the exons ATGACTTACGCATGCGCGTTAATCGTAACACTCGTAGGAGTCTTAGGCTTTCTTATGCACTCTTCCATACATAAGATAGAAGAGGGTCACCTTGCAGTTTATTACAG aGGTGGAGCTTTGCTGACATCTCCTAATGGCCCAGGGTATCACATAATGTTACCGTTCATCACTTCCTACAGATCTGTCCAG ACGACCCTCCAGACTGATGAAGTGAAAAATGTGCCTTGTGGAACAAG TGGGGGTGTCATGATCTTTTTTGACCGTATTGAAGTGGTGAACATGCTGGTTCCCTCAGCAG TGGTGAGCGTTGTGAGGAACTACACTGCCGATTATGACAAGACTCTAATATTTAACAAGATCCACCATGAGCTGAATCAGTTCTGCAGCATACACACACTCCAAGAGGTGTATATTGAATTATTTG ACATTATTGATGAGTACCTGAAAACTGCTCTTCAGAAGGAATTGAACATCATGGCACCTGGTCTCACAGTTCAG GCTGTCCGTGTTACAAAGCCCAAAATCCCTGAGGCCATCAGAAGAAATTTTGAGCTAAT ggaggctgagaagagCCGTCTGCTCATCACATCCCAGACCCAGAAAGTGGTCGAGAAGGaagcagagacagagaggaagaaGGCCATTATTG aagcCCAGAAGATTGCCCAAGTTGCAGAGATTCAGTTTAAGCAGAAAGTtatggagaaagaaacggaaaagaAGATTTCAGAAATAGAGG ACTCAGCTTTCCTGGCTAGAGAAAGAGCAAAGGCAGATGCTGAGTATTACACTGCAGAAAGGCTTGCTGAGGCTAATAGG GTGAAACTGACTCCGGAGTACCTGGAGCTCATGAAATACCAGGCGATTGCAGCCAGCAGCAAAATCTACTTTGGCCAGGATATTCCAAGCATGTTTGTTGACAACAGTGCCCCCTctggcagaactcaggcagagCTGGGCCCAAGTGAGCAGCATAGGTCTCTGGACAAGACTGCGAGTTCCAGGAAATTAACGCATTCTGCAGGCAAGGTCTCCAGAATGGACTCTGTCCGTTGA
- the LOC111836433 gene encoding erlin-1-like isoform X1 codes for METGNQLAQVDAVTRTTMTYACALIVTLVGVLGFLMHSSIHKIEEGHLAVYYRGGALLTSPNGPGYHIMLPFITSYRSVQTTLQTDEVKNVPCGTSGGVMIFFDRIEVVNMLVPSAVVSVVRNYTADYDKTLIFNKIHHELNQFCSIHTLQEVYIELFDIIDEYLKTALQKELNIMAPGLTVQAVRVTKPKIPEAIRRNFELMEAEKSRLLITSQTQKVVEKEAETERKKAIIEAQKIAQVAEIQFKQKVMEKETEKKISEIEDSAFLARERAKADAEYYTAERLAEANRVKLTPEYLELMKYQAIAASSKIYFGQDIPSMFVDNSAPSGRTQAELGPSEQHRSLDKTASSRKLTHSAGKVSRMDSVR; via the exons ATGGAAACAGGCAACCAACTGGCACAG GTTGATGCTGTGACACGGACGACGATGACTTACGCATGCGCGTTAATCGTAACACTCGTAGGAGTCTTAGGCTTTCTTATGCACTCTTCCATACATAAGATAGAAGAGGGTCACCTTGCAGTTTATTACAG aGGTGGAGCTTTGCTGACATCTCCTAATGGCCCAGGGTATCACATAATGTTACCGTTCATCACTTCCTACAGATCTGTCCAG ACGACCCTCCAGACTGATGAAGTGAAAAATGTGCCTTGTGGAACAAG TGGGGGTGTCATGATCTTTTTTGACCGTATTGAAGTGGTGAACATGCTGGTTCCCTCAGCAG TGGTGAGCGTTGTGAGGAACTACACTGCCGATTATGACAAGACTCTAATATTTAACAAGATCCACCATGAGCTGAATCAGTTCTGCAGCATACACACACTCCAAGAGGTGTATATTGAATTATTTG ACATTATTGATGAGTACCTGAAAACTGCTCTTCAGAAGGAATTGAACATCATGGCACCTGGTCTCACAGTTCAG GCTGTCCGTGTTACAAAGCCCAAAATCCCTGAGGCCATCAGAAGAAATTTTGAGCTAAT ggaggctgagaagagCCGTCTGCTCATCACATCCCAGACCCAGAAAGTGGTCGAGAAGGaagcagagacagagaggaagaaGGCCATTATTG aagcCCAGAAGATTGCCCAAGTTGCAGAGATTCAGTTTAAGCAGAAAGTtatggagaaagaaacggaaaagaAGATTTCAGAAATAGAGG ACTCAGCTTTCCTGGCTAGAGAAAGAGCAAAGGCAGATGCTGAGTATTACACTGCAGAAAGGCTTGCTGAGGCTAATAGG GTGAAACTGACTCCGGAGTACCTGGAGCTCATGAAATACCAGGCGATTGCAGCCAGCAGCAAAATCTACTTTGGCCAGGATATTCCAAGCATGTTTGTTGACAACAGTGCCCCCTctggcagaactcaggcagagCTGGGCCCAAGTGAGCAGCATAGGTCTCTGGACAAGACTGCGAGTTCCAGGAAATTAACGCATTCTGCAGGCAAGGTCTCCAGAATGGACTCTGTCCGTTGA
- the LOC111836433 gene encoding erlin-1-like isoform X3: protein METGNQLAQVDAVTRTTMTYACALIVTLVGVLGFLMHSSIHKIEEGHLAVYYRGGALLTSPNGPGYHIMLPFITSYRSVQTTLQTDEVKNVPCGTSGGVMIFFDRIEVVNMLVPSADIIDEYLKTALQKELNIMAPGLTVQAVRVTKPKIPEAIRRNFELMEAEKSRLLITSQTQKVVEKEAETERKKAIIEAQKIAQVAEIQFKQKVMEKETEKKISEIEDSAFLARERAKADAEYYTAERLAEANRVKLTPEYLELMKYQAIAASSKIYFGQDIPSMFVDNSAPSGRTQAELGPSEQHRSLDKTASSRKLTHSAGKVSRMDSVR from the exons ATGGAAACAGGCAACCAACTGGCACAG GTTGATGCTGTGACACGGACGACGATGACTTACGCATGCGCGTTAATCGTAACACTCGTAGGAGTCTTAGGCTTTCTTATGCACTCTTCCATACATAAGATAGAAGAGGGTCACCTTGCAGTTTATTACAG aGGTGGAGCTTTGCTGACATCTCCTAATGGCCCAGGGTATCACATAATGTTACCGTTCATCACTTCCTACAGATCTGTCCAG ACGACCCTCCAGACTGATGAAGTGAAAAATGTGCCTTGTGGAACAAG TGGGGGTGTCATGATCTTTTTTGACCGTATTGAAGTGGTGAACATGCTGGTTCCCTCAGCAG ACATTATTGATGAGTACCTGAAAACTGCTCTTCAGAAGGAATTGAACATCATGGCACCTGGTCTCACAGTTCAG GCTGTCCGTGTTACAAAGCCCAAAATCCCTGAGGCCATCAGAAGAAATTTTGAGCTAAT ggaggctgagaagagCCGTCTGCTCATCACATCCCAGACCCAGAAAGTGGTCGAGAAGGaagcagagacagagaggaagaaGGCCATTATTG aagcCCAGAAGATTGCCCAAGTTGCAGAGATTCAGTTTAAGCAGAAAGTtatggagaaagaaacggaaaagaAGATTTCAGAAATAGAGG ACTCAGCTTTCCTGGCTAGAGAAAGAGCAAAGGCAGATGCTGAGTATTACACTGCAGAAAGGCTTGCTGAGGCTAATAGG GTGAAACTGACTCCGGAGTACCTGGAGCTCATGAAATACCAGGCGATTGCAGCCAGCAGCAAAATCTACTTTGGCCAGGATATTCCAAGCATGTTTGTTGACAACAGTGCCCCCTctggcagaactcaggcagagCTGGGCCCAAGTGAGCAGCATAGGTCTCTGGACAAGACTGCGAGTTCCAGGAAATTAACGCATTCTGCAGGCAAGGTCTCCAGAATGGACTCTGTCCGTTGA
- the LOC111836433 gene encoding erlin-1-like isoform X4 has protein sequence METGNQLAQVDAVTRTTMTYACALIVTLVGVLGFLMHSSIHKIEEGHLAVYYRGGALLTSPNGPGYHIMLPFITSYRSVQTTLQTDEVKNVPCGTSGGVMIFFDRIEVVNMLVPSAVVSVVRNYTADYDKTLIFNKIHHELNQFCSIHTLQEVYIELFDIIDEYLKTALQKELNIMAPGLTVQAVRVTKPKIPEAIRRNFELMEAEKSRLLITSQTQKVVEKEAETERKKAIIEAQKIAQVAEIQFKQKVMEKETEKKISEIEGETDSGVPGAHEIPGDCSQQQNLLWPGYSKHVC, from the exons ATGGAAACAGGCAACCAACTGGCACAG GTTGATGCTGTGACACGGACGACGATGACTTACGCATGCGCGTTAATCGTAACACTCGTAGGAGTCTTAGGCTTTCTTATGCACTCTTCCATACATAAGATAGAAGAGGGTCACCTTGCAGTTTATTACAG aGGTGGAGCTTTGCTGACATCTCCTAATGGCCCAGGGTATCACATAATGTTACCGTTCATCACTTCCTACAGATCTGTCCAG ACGACCCTCCAGACTGATGAAGTGAAAAATGTGCCTTGTGGAACAAG TGGGGGTGTCATGATCTTTTTTGACCGTATTGAAGTGGTGAACATGCTGGTTCCCTCAGCAG TGGTGAGCGTTGTGAGGAACTACACTGCCGATTATGACAAGACTCTAATATTTAACAAGATCCACCATGAGCTGAATCAGTTCTGCAGCATACACACACTCCAAGAGGTGTATATTGAATTATTTG ACATTATTGATGAGTACCTGAAAACTGCTCTTCAGAAGGAATTGAACATCATGGCACCTGGTCTCACAGTTCAG GCTGTCCGTGTTACAAAGCCCAAAATCCCTGAGGCCATCAGAAGAAATTTTGAGCTAAT ggaggctgagaagagCCGTCTGCTCATCACATCCCAGACCCAGAAAGTGGTCGAGAAGGaagcagagacagagaggaagaaGGCCATTATTG aagcCCAGAAGATTGCCCAAGTTGCAGAGATTCAGTTTAAGCAGAAAGTtatggagaaagaaacggaaaagaAGATTTCAGAAATAGAGG GTGAAACTGACTCCGGAGTACCTGGAGCTCATGAAATACCAGGCGATTGCAGCCAGCAGCAAAATCTACTTTGGCCAGGATATTCCAAGCATGTTTGTTGA